The Flavobacteriaceae bacterium 3519-10 genome includes a window with the following:
- a CDS encoding ATP-dependent helicase — protein MLLLKSIYNSMVQKNYRVINASAGSGKTYALVQNLLVICLKHPSQPDKIRNILALTFTNKAANEMKQRIIKWLREFSSAEYANNQDLKNIQQKMKVQGIELSLETLHKRSRKILDYVLHNYSTLNIGTIDKFNSRLVRSFSYELGLAQNFNLEINAEPYLVEAVEKMLADIGAENDVSDAFMDFVNYSLDNNERVNLNKTLYDSAKEFVQDKHYFRLSQNKEFDWKVYGEAKQRLRDNIKSLKEDSLKITETCINLLNEKNLEIADFSGGSKNSIAKFIIEAARFYKKERADFPFPSNEETALTNFQSGASSKSKNRQSEILEILDFLIESRSKIIKNYIETQREEKILHALLPLKVNKDIQDKLAEIEEKNDVVLLSKFNILIHENLREEPSSFIYEKVGTQFSHYFFDEFQDTSFLQWQNFIPLRDHAVSSDEMSFTLVGDPKQSIYRFRGGDSQLMLDIINKQEKSLVLADLENLGDNWRSAKNIVDFNNQLYQFLSAHTQEAHCDIFGKGSQQTPKSESSGRVRINLIENSTKAIYYEDVAEKMCEDLQACVDNGFRFADITILCRGNFDIFSFSNLLGNLKINYNGKEEFIKTISESGLTLNLSSTLLALTEFLRWEQNPKNFQFPVKMLYYLNILGRITIEDFSADMMEMLAFKTKPEIQDFIENRYGIRLRNETLLQLNLYNFVEHFLQEFSVAGKETDFLFNYLEMLYAFSQNAGANLKDFLRFWDEEAQEATIQASDNLDAVKLMTIHKAKGLEFPVVFLPMANSHKDGKFSNWLDIKDHAGLAAVNVPSFGKELEVYDEDMAKFNQENNYQNKIDRFCLQYVATTRAAEQIFLYIEKPNKTTNNLEIYEFLEPNIPLNEHLEPLSSFDLYEVSPEILKKKESDKAETAVTQAVRFKNEKVPNPAAIQIATPSKSYQNRVEKVRTGIFTHEILAKINSKDDVEKTLENYLLDGIITQTEKQYISERLLTIINDGRYAQYFAPNQRVINEKDIMISAGGESKIYRPDRLIDTGDGYIIIDFKTGGVKEKHQQQVDEYQSVLEKLGMKVRETAIVYV, from the coding sequence TTGTTACTTTTAAAGTCAATATACAATTCAATGGTACAAAAAAACTATCGGGTGATCAACGCCTCAGCAGGTTCCGGCAAAACGTACGCGCTGGTACAGAACCTTCTGGTCATCTGCCTTAAGCATCCTTCGCAGCCCGATAAAATACGCAATATTCTCGCACTTACTTTCACCAATAAGGCTGCAAATGAAATGAAACAGCGTATCATAAAATGGTTGCGTGAGTTTTCGTCGGCCGAATATGCAAATAACCAGGATCTGAAAAACATTCAGCAAAAAATGAAGGTTCAGGGCATCGAACTGTCGCTTGAAACGCTGCACAAACGTTCAAGAAAAATCCTCGATTACGTGCTTCATAACTACTCCACTCTGAATATCGGGACCATTGATAAGTTTAATTCGCGCCTGGTGCGCAGCTTTTCGTATGAATTAGGGCTTGCACAGAATTTCAATTTAGAGATCAACGCCGAGCCTTATCTTGTGGAAGCCGTGGAAAAAATGCTCGCAGATATCGGCGCAGAAAATGATGTATCCGATGCTTTTATGGATTTCGTGAACTACAGCCTCGACAATAACGAAAGGGTTAATCTTAACAAAACACTCTATGATTCGGCTAAAGAATTTGTACAGGACAAACATTATTTCCGACTCAGCCAAAACAAAGAATTCGACTGGAAAGTCTATGGCGAGGCCAAACAACGGCTGCGCGACAACATTAAATCATTAAAAGAGGATTCATTAAAAATAACCGAAACCTGCATTAATCTTTTAAACGAAAAAAACCTTGAAATCGCGGATTTTTCCGGCGGAAGTAAGAACAGTATTGCCAAATTTATTATCGAAGCCGCCAGATTCTATAAAAAAGAAAGAGCTGATTTTCCGTTTCCCTCGAATGAAGAAACTGCGCTTACCAATTTTCAAAGCGGCGCCTCTTCAAAATCTAAAAACCGGCAGTCCGAAATACTTGAAATCCTGGATTTTCTTATTGAAAGCCGCAGCAAAATCATTAAAAATTATATCGAAACTCAGCGCGAAGAAAAAATCCTTCATGCGCTGCTGCCTTTAAAAGTAAATAAAGACATCCAGGACAAGCTCGCCGAAATAGAAGAAAAAAACGATGTTGTTTTACTTTCGAAATTCAATATCCTGATCCACGAAAATCTTCGCGAAGAGCCATCATCATTCATTTACGAAAAGGTAGGAACGCAGTTTTCGCATTACTTTTTCGATGAATTTCAGGATACATCATTTCTGCAGTGGCAGAATTTCATTCCGCTAAGAGACCACGCGGTGTCGTCCGACGAAATGAGTTTTACGCTTGTAGGCGATCCGAAACAGAGTATTTACAGGTTTCGAGGCGGAGATTCGCAACTCATGCTCGACATCATCAACAAACAGGAAAAATCTCTGGTGCTGGCCGACCTCGAAAATCTGGGCGATAACTGGCGCAGCGCAAAAAACATCGTCGATTTCAATAACCAGCTCTATCAGTTCCTTTCCGCCCATACGCAGGAGGCGCATTGTGATATTTTCGGGAAAGGCTCGCAGCAGACGCCAAAATCTGAGAGCAGCGGCCGCGTGCGCATAAACTTAATTGAAAACTCAACCAAAGCCATTTACTACGAAGACGTTGCTGAAAAGATGTGCGAAGACCTTCAGGCTTGCGTGGATAACGGTTTCAGGTTCGCCGACATCACGATTCTGTGTCGCGGTAATTTCGATATTTTCAGTTTTTCTAATTTACTGGGTAACCTTAAAATTAATTATAACGGCAAGGAAGAATTCATTAAAACCATCTCAGAATCGGGTCTTACGCTTAATTTGTCTTCAACTTTACTTGCTCTCACCGAATTTCTTCGTTGGGAACAGAATCCGAAGAATTTTCAGTTTCCGGTGAAAATGCTTTATTATCTGAATATATTAGGGCGAATCACGATTGAAGATTTCAGCGCGGACATGATGGAAATGCTCGCCTTTAAAACCAAACCCGAAATCCAGGATTTTATCGAAAACAGATATGGCATCAGGTTGAGGAATGAAACCTTGCTTCAACTCAACCTCTACAACTTTGTGGAGCATTTTCTGCAGGAATTTTCGGTGGCCGGAAAAGAAACCGATTTCCTTTTCAATTACCTTGAGATGCTTTACGCTTTCAGTCAGAATGCCGGCGCCAACCTCAAAGATTTCCTCAGATTCTGGGATGAAGAGGCGCAGGAGGCAACCATTCAGGCGTCCGATAATCTGGATGCCGTGAAGCTGATGACGATACATAAAGCGAAAGGACTTGAGTTTCCGGTGGTTTTTCTACCGATGGCGAATTCGCATAAAGATGGCAAATTCAGCAACTGGCTCGATATTAAAGACCATGCGGGGCTCGCAGCCGTGAATGTGCCGAGTTTCGGAAAAGAGCTTGAAGTGTACGATGAAGACATGGCAAAATTCAATCAAGAGAATAATTACCAGAATAAAATCGACCGCTTCTGCCTGCAATATGTGGCGACAACGCGAGCGGCTGAGCAGATTTTCCTTTACATTGAGAAACCCAACAAGACTACGAACAACCTCGAAATTTATGAGTTTCTGGAGCCAAACATTCCGTTGAATGAGCACCTTGAACCCCTGTCCTCATTCGATCTTTACGAGGTTTCGCCCGAAATCTTAAAGAAAAAAGAAAGCGACAAAGCGGAAACTGCGGTGACACAAGCGGTACGATTTAAAAACGAAAAAGTGCCGAACCCCGCAGCCATACAGATCGCAACGCCCTCGAAAAGCTACCAGAACCGCGTGGAGAAAGTGCGGACGGGGATTTTCACGCACGAAATTCTCGCGAAAATCAATTCAAAAGATGACGTAGAAAAGACGCTGGAGAATTACTTATTGGACGGAATCATCACGCAGACGGAGAAACAGTACATTTCCGAGCGACTTCTCACCATTATTAACGACGGGAGATATGCCCAATATTTTGCGCCCAACCAGCGCGTCATCAACGAAAAAGATATTATGATCTCGGCCGGCGGTGAATCTAAAATCTACCGCCCCGACAGGCTGATCGATACAGGCGACGGCTACATCATCATCGACTTTAAAACCGGCGGTGTTAAAGAAAAACACCAGCAGCAGGTTGATGAATATCAGTCGGTACTCGAAAAACTGGGCATGAAAGTAAGAGAGACGGCGATTGTTTATGTGTAA
- a CDS encoding Heat shock protein 60 family co-chaperone GroES yields the protein MQWQSFGERMGKRKLTKNKNIMSVNFKPLADRVLVEPNAAETTTASGIIIPDTAKEKPQEGTVIAVGPGKKDEPTTVAVGDKVLYGKYSGSELKLDGKDYLIVKESDILGIIG from the coding sequence ATGCAATGGCAAAGTTTTGGAGAAAGAATGGGCAAGCGAAAATTAACTAAAAATAAAAATATTATGTCAGTAAATTTCAAACCGTTAGCAGACCGTGTGCTCGTTGAGCCAAATGCTGCAGAAACCACCACCGCGTCCGGAATCATCATTCCTGATACAGCCAAAGAAAAGCCGCAGGAAGGAACTGTAATTGCCGTAGGTCCGGGTAAAAAAGATGAGCCAACCACCGTTGCTGTCGGAGATAAAGTTCTTTACGGTAAATATTCAGGTTCCGAACTGAAACTTGATGGCAAGGATTATCTGATTGTGAAGGAGTCTGATATTTTAGGGATCATAGGATAA
- a CDS encoding Bifunctional deaminase-reductase domain protein codes for MRKITAAINMTLDGYCDHTAISPGAEIHQHYTELLRNADTILYGRITYQLMEFWKTLAEKPSGVQSMDDFAEVMSSITKIVFSHTLKNVDWDSAQHATQSLESEVRKLTQQPGKDILVGSRSLIMQLIQLNLLDELQLMVHPVIAGSGLPLFEQISKSTNLELADTKRLGDAVILYYTFPLRHEV; via the coding sequence ATGAGAAAAATAACTGCCGCCATCAACATGACGCTCGACGGATACTGCGATCATACTGCGATATCTCCCGGTGCCGAAATACATCAGCATTACACCGAACTGCTGCGCAATGCCGACACGATTCTCTACGGCAGAATTACCTACCAGTTGATGGAATTCTGGAAAACTCTGGCCGAAAAACCCTCCGGCGTACAATCCATGGATGATTTTGCTGAGGTAATGAGCAGCATCACAAAAATTGTTTTCTCCCACACACTGAAAAATGTAGATTGGGACAGCGCACAACATGCTACCCAAAGCCTTGAAAGCGAGGTGCGGAAGCTAACGCAGCAGCCGGGCAAGGACATTCTGGTTGGTAGCCGCAGCCTTATCATGCAGCTCATTCAATTGAATTTGCTCGATGAACTACAGCTGATGGTGCATCCCGTGATCGCCGGAAGCGGCCTCCCTTTATTTGAACAGATCAGTAAGAGTACAAATCTTGAGCTTGCTGATACGAAAAGGCTTGGCGACGCTGTGATACTTTATTATACCTTTCCGCTGAGGCATGAAGTTTAA
- a CDS encoding Transglutaminase-like enzyme translates to MIKIYTLCFAFLSIILSAQDYGVASIPENLLENSKAIIRESSKDHILKAVNEMEIKSTRAVTVLNASGEEFGVVGIAYSPTHKVSNIKVELYDDTGKMVRTFSRKDFSDYTHNPSAGLYVDDRILVLRPVYTKYPYTVKASYEVNTSDTAFLNFTPVSSYHLAVQKSSFTMLNKSGIKIRTKISDKPLAKVNHSEDGGLWQYSYENIPAVLREDLAPSIDYLVPEVEFSPEKFSLAGRQGDMTTWDSFGKWYYHQLMSPVSELTPQIKAEVAALNLTGSTEEKVKKIYHYMQDKTRYVFIAMGIGGWQPMPASEVSAKGYGDCKALTNYMRTLLLAAGIPSYYAIIYADDSVISFDKDFPKFSGNHAILMVPTEKETIWLENTSQKVAYNHLFYSSHNRNALAVKENGIEIVNTPIYQPEQSKEKMFATIALQADGSIASEAKFEFSGGQYDSNLPLIGLKDDEVQETMKSRHYNLKIDKIGVQNLRNDRENGKIGYDLKLSANGFAKKLGDDLFFPVMPYYQSMTLSGNDERKHPFENSFPFQDDYEIEYSLPAGYRFTDIPAPSTVTTEFGTYSINFKVNENKLRVHRILTIHKGLYPKEKYKEYLAFRKKTASNDNTKILITKL, encoded by the coding sequence ATGATAAAAATCTACACTCTTTGTTTCGCCTTTCTTTCCATCATTTTATCTGCACAGGATTACGGCGTTGCATCCATCCCCGAAAATCTTCTAGAAAACTCAAAAGCCATCATTCGCGAAAGCTCAAAAGACCATATTCTTAAAGCGGTAAACGAGATGGAAATAAAAAGCACCAGAGCGGTAACCGTGCTCAACGCTTCGGGAGAAGAGTTCGGCGTAGTAGGCATTGCGTACAGTCCGACCCATAAAGTAAGCAATATAAAAGTTGAGCTTTATGACGACACCGGTAAAATGGTGCGCACTTTCAGCAGAAAAGACTTTTCAGATTACACCCATAACCCCAGCGCGGGGCTTTATGTAGATGACAGAATTTTGGTATTAAGACCTGTTTATACCAAATATCCGTATACCGTAAAAGCTTCATACGAAGTAAACACTTCCGATACTGCTTTCCTTAATTTCACGCCGGTCTCTTCTTATCACCTCGCGGTGCAGAAAAGTTCTTTTACGATGCTGAATAAATCAGGAATTAAAATCCGGACGAAAATCAGCGATAAGCCCCTGGCAAAAGTAAATCACAGCGAAGATGGAGGTTTATGGCAGTATTCATACGAAAATATACCGGCTGTCCTTCGCGAGGATCTGGCACCCAGTATCGATTATCTGGTACCTGAAGTTGAATTTTCACCCGAGAAATTTTCGCTGGCAGGCAGACAGGGCGACATGACGACCTGGGATTCGTTCGGGAAATGGTATTATCATCAGTTGATGTCACCGGTTTCGGAACTCACCCCTCAGATTAAAGCTGAAGTCGCTGCGTTGAATTTAACCGGATCCACAGAGGAAAAAGTAAAGAAGATTTACCACTATATGCAGGATAAAACCCGCTACGTATTTATTGCGATGGGCATTGGCGGCTGGCAACCGATGCCCGCCTCAGAAGTAAGCGCAAAAGGCTATGGCGATTGTAAAGCGCTGACTAATTACATGCGTACTTTGCTTTTGGCAGCCGGAATTCCGTCCTATTATGCCATAATATATGCTGATGATTCTGTAATCAGTTTTGATAAAGACTTCCCCAAATTTTCAGGCAACCACGCAATTCTGATGGTTCCCACAGAAAAAGAAACTATTTGGCTCGAAAATACCTCGCAAAAAGTCGCCTACAATCACCTTTTCTATTCTTCGCACAACAGAAATGCACTCGCCGTAAAAGAAAACGGCATTGAGATTGTGAACACGCCCATTTATCAACCCGAACAGAGCAAAGAAAAAATGTTCGCTACCATTGCTCTTCAGGCAGACGGCAGCATTGCTTCGGAGGCGAAATTCGAATTTTCAGGTGGGCAGTACGATTCTAATCTACCACTTATCGGCCTTAAAGATGATGAGGTTCAGGAGACTATGAAAAGCCGTCACTACAACCTTAAAATTGATAAAATTGGCGTTCAGAACCTCCGCAACGACCGTGAGAACGGCAAGATTGGCTACGACCTGAAACTCAGCGCAAACGGATTTGCAAAAAAACTCGGGGACGACCTGTTTTTCCCGGTGATGCCTTATTATCAATCAATGACTTTATCTGGGAATGACGAAAGAAAGCACCCTTTTGAGAACAGTTTTCCGTTTCAGGATGATTATGAGATTGAGTACAGCCTGCCGGCGGGCTACAGGTTTACTGATATCCCTGCACCTTCAACGGTTACCACTGAATTTGGCACGTATTCAATCAACTTTAAAGTCAATGAAAACAAACTTCGTGTGCACCGCATTCTTACCATCCACAAAGGACTTTATCCAAAAGAAAAATATAAGGAATATCTGGCTTTCAGAAAAAAAACAGCAAGCAACGACAATACTAAGATCTTAATAACGAAACTATAA
- a CDS encoding Zn-dependent aminopeptidase, with product MKFKSIVVALMISVGITAQNHQNNSISNHGNKFEQLGTILPTPNVYRTASGAPGHNYWQNRADYEITAYLDEEKRNLRGSETITYYNNSPDDLDYLWLQLDENQQSSVKNAGYDDRSLIPKQTTVDRLSTTNLPKDDNGYGVNLEKVTDAAGKPLKYVVNKTMMRIDLPKVLKKGEKYIFKIDWNYNIPNRLSMGGRGGYEHFPEDGNDLYTITQWFPRMCVYSDFKGWQNNQFTGRGEFALAFGDYKVTMNVPADHIVASTGVGKNFDQVLSPAQLSRWKQAQTATEPIEIVTLDEAKKAEKSKSKQRKTWIFEAENVRDFAWTSSRKFVWDGMKVTIPENNNQVMAMSLYPKEAYNLYRKFSTRAVAHTIKTYSEFTVPYPYPVAQSIEAANGMEYPMICFNYGRTEKDGTYSEGIKNGMIGVIIHEVGHNFFPMIINSDERQWSWMDEGLNTFIEYLTEEKWDNKFPSRRGPAHAIVDYMKLPKEQLEPIMTNSENIIHFGPNAYAKPATGLNILRETVMGRELFDEAFKTYSKRWAFKHPEPADFFRTMNDASGENLDWFWRGWFYGIDPVDISIDKVTVATPDLDVAPKTREIKYTVEEPLLNDFEDITKVRNREDKNITFYTDKDKETQDFYWRYARGKEKVDTQKEQTMKVDNLVKIPAGEKAKLQNITAYQIDFSNKGGMVMPIILEFTFEDGTKLHDKSSAQIWRKDENKVSKTYYFDKKLKSIQLDPMRETADIDTSNNFWGEIAEPSSKFEVFKQKNGDNARGAAPGNINPMQAAGKKN from the coding sequence ATGAAATTTAAATCCATTGTTGTTGCATTAATGATTTCTGTGGGAATCACTGCACAAAACCATCAGAACAATTCGATAAGTAATCATGGAAACAAATTTGAGCAGCTGGGTACAATTCTGCCCACGCCAAATGTTTACCGAACTGCTTCCGGCGCGCCCGGCCACAATTACTGGCAAAACCGTGCTGATTATGAGATTACCGCTTATCTGGATGAAGAAAAAAGAAATCTCCGCGGTTCTGAAACCATTACTTACTATAATAATTCGCCCGATGACCTTGATTATCTGTGGCTTCAGCTTGATGAAAACCAGCAGTCTTCCGTTAAAAATGCGGGGTACGACGACAGGTCATTAATTCCGAAGCAAACTACAGTCGACCGGTTAAGCACAACCAATCTTCCGAAAGACGATAACGGCTATGGCGTAAATCTCGAAAAAGTAACAGATGCCGCCGGAAAACCACTGAAATACGTGGTGAACAAAACCATGATGCGTATTGATCTGCCTAAAGTGCTGAAAAAAGGCGAAAAATATATTTTTAAAATCGATTGGAATTACAATATTCCAAACCGTTTATCAATGGGCGGCCGGGGCGGCTATGAACATTTCCCCGAAGACGGCAACGATCTGTACACGATCACGCAGTGGTTCCCCAGAATGTGTGTTTACAGCGATTTCAAAGGCTGGCAGAATAACCAGTTTACGGGTCGCGGCGAATTTGCACTCGCGTTTGGCGATTATAAAGTAACGATGAATGTGCCGGCCGACCATATCGTGGCCTCAACTGGTGTTGGCAAAAATTTCGATCAGGTACTTAGTCCGGCGCAGCTTTCTCGCTGGAAGCAGGCGCAGACCGCAACCGAACCTATAGAAATCGTGACATTAGATGAAGCTAAAAAAGCAGAAAAAAGCAAATCAAAACAAAGGAAAACCTGGATATTTGAAGCTGAAAATGTAAGGGATTTTGCCTGGACTTCTTCACGGAAATTCGTCTGGGACGGCATGAAAGTTACCATTCCGGAAAATAACAATCAGGTGATGGCAATGAGTCTTTATCCGAAAGAAGCTTATAATCTTTACCGGAAATTTTCTACCAGGGCAGTTGCACACACCATCAAAACCTATTCAGAATTTACAGTTCCGTATCCGTATCCTGTTGCACAGTCGATTGAAGCGGCAAATGGGATGGAATATCCGATGATATGCTTTAATTATGGACGTACGGAGAAAGACGGCACCTATTCTGAAGGCATTAAAAACGGCATGATTGGCGTAATTATTCACGAAGTGGGACACAATTTCTTCCCGATGATCATCAATTCTGATGAGAGACAGTGGTCGTGGATGGATGAAGGTTTAAATACTTTTATTGAATATTTAACCGAAGAAAAGTGGGACAATAAATTCCCCTCCCGAAGAGGGCCTGCGCACGCGATCGTGGATTATATGAAGTTGCCAAAAGAGCAGTTGGAACCCATCATGACCAATTCCGAAAACATCATCCATTTTGGTCCGAATGCATATGCAAAGCCGGCTACAGGGCTGAATATTCTGCGCGAAACCGTTATGGGGCGCGAGCTTTTTGATGAAGCATTTAAAACCTACTCGAAAAGATGGGCTTTTAAACACCCTGAACCTGCAGATTTCTTCAGAACGATGAACGATGCGAGCGGCGAAAACCTCGATTGGTTCTGGCGTGGCTGGTTCTACGGCATCGATCCGGTGGATATCTCGATTGACAAAGTAACGGTGGCAACGCCTGACCTTGATGTCGCTCCCAAAACACGCGAAATAAAATATACTGTTGAGGAGCCTTTGCTTAATGATTTTGAAGATATTACCAAAGTAAGGAACCGCGAAGATAAAAACATCACTTTTTATACCGATAAAGACAAGGAAACACAGGATTTCTATTGGCGTTACGCGCGCGGAAAAGAGAAAGTAGATACCCAAAAAGAACAAACGATGAAGGTGGATAACCTCGTGAAGATTCCGGCCGGAGAAAAAGCAAAACTTCAGAATATCACCGCTTACCAAATCGATTTTTCTAACAAAGGTGGTATGGTGATGCCGATTATTCTTGAATTCACTTTCGAAGACGGCACTAAACTGCACGACAAATCATCGGCGCAGATTTGGCGTAAAGATGAAAACAAGGTTTCTAAAACCTATTATTTCGATAAGAAACTTAAATCAATACAGCTGGATCCGATGCGTGAAACTGCCGATATCGATACCTCCAACAACTTCTGGGGCGAAATAGCGGAACCTTCATCGAAGTTTGAAGTGTTTAAACAGAAAAACGGCGACAATGCGCGCGGTGCCGCACCCGGCAATATTAATCCGATGCAGGCCGCGGGTAAAAAGAATTAA
- a CDS encoding Heat shock protein 60 family chaperone GroEL: MAKEIKFDVESRDALKRGVDALANAVKVTLGPKGRNVVIEKSFGAPHVTKDGVTVAKEIELEDRVENMGAQMVKEVASKTNDIAGDGTTTATVLAQAIVREGLKNVAAGANPMDLKRGIDKAVTAVVQNLKSISQEVGDSSEKIRQIASISANNDDTIGALIAEAFGKVGKEGVITVEEAKGTDTTVDVVEGMQFDRGFQSPYFVTNPEKMITELENPYILLVEKKISSMKELLPVLEPVAQAGKSLLIISEEVDGEALATLVVNKLRGSLKIAAVKAPGFGDRRKAMLEDIAILTGGQVISEERGFTMENATLEMLGTAEKIVIDKDNTTIVNGAGDEAQIKGRVNQIKAQMESTTSDYDREKLQERLAKLAGGVAVLYVGAASEVEMKEKKDRVDDALHATRAAVEEGIVPGGGVALVRSIAVLQNLEGANFDESTGIKIVKRAIEEPLRQIVANAGGEGSVIVAKVADGDADFGFNAKTDEYVNMYEAGIIDPTKVVRVALENAASVSGMLLTTECVITEVKKDEPAMPMGGGMPGMM; this comes from the coding sequence ATGGCAAAAGAAATAAAATTCGACGTAGAATCGAGAGATGCCCTGAAGAGAGGCGTTGACGCATTAGCAAATGCAGTGAAAGTTACTTTAGGTCCAAAAGGCCGCAACGTGGTAATCGAAAAATCATTCGGTGCGCCGCACGTAACCAAAGACGGGGTAACCGTAGCAAAAGAAATCGAGCTTGAGGACCGTGTAGAAAACATGGGTGCTCAGATGGTAAAGGAAGTTGCTTCTAAAACCAACGACATCGCAGGTGACGGTACTACTACCGCAACCGTTTTGGCTCAGGCAATCGTTCGCGAAGGTCTTAAGAACGTAGCAGCCGGTGCAAACCCAATGGATCTGAAAAGAGGAATCGACAAAGCTGTAACAGCAGTGGTTCAAAACCTGAAATCAATCTCTCAGGAAGTAGGCGATTCTTCAGAAAAAATCAGACAGATTGCTTCAATTTCTGCAAACAACGACGATACCATCGGTGCACTGATCGCTGAAGCGTTCGGAAAAGTTGGTAAAGAAGGCGTAATTACTGTAGAAGAGGCAAAAGGAACCGATACTACGGTTGACGTGGTAGAAGGTATGCAGTTCGACAGAGGCTTCCAGTCTCCATATTTCGTGACCAATCCTGAAAAGATGATCACTGAGCTTGAAAATCCATATATCCTCTTGGTAGAGAAAAAAATCTCTTCAATGAAAGAATTGCTTCCGGTTCTTGAGCCAGTTGCTCAGGCAGGAAAATCTTTGTTAATTATTTCTGAAGAGGTTGATGGCGAAGCGCTGGCAACTTTGGTAGTGAACAAATTAAGAGGTTCTTTAAAAATCGCTGCCGTAAAAGCTCCGGGCTTTGGCGACAGAAGAAAAGCAATGCTCGAAGACATCGCGATTCTTACAGGCGGACAGGTTATTTCTGAAGAAAGAGGCTTCACAATGGAGAACGCAACTTTAGAAATGTTGGGAACTGCAGAGAAAATCGTGATCGATAAAGACAATACTACCATCGTAAACGGTGCAGGCGACGAGGCTCAGATCAAAGGCCGCGTAAACCAGATCAAAGCGCAGATGGAATCTACAACATCCGATTACGACAGAGAAAAACTTCAGGAAAGACTGGCTAAATTAGCCGGCGGTGTAGCCGTACTTTACGTTGGTGCTGCTTCCGAAGTAGAAATGAAAGAGAAAAAAGACCGTGTTGATGATGCATTGCACGCAACAAGAGCGGCTGTAGAAGAAGGAATTGTTCCCGGAGGTGGCGTTGCTTTGGTAAGATCAATCGCTGTATTGCAAAACCTTGAAGGTGCAAACTTCGACGAATCTACCGGTATCAAAATCGTAAAAAGAGCAATTGAGGAGCCTTTGAGACAAATCGTAGCCAACGCAGGTGGCGAAGGATCCGTAATCGTAGCGAAAGTTGCAGACGGCGACGCCGATTTCGGTTTCAACGCGAAAACTGACGAATATGTAAACATGTACGAAGCGGGAATCATCGATCCTACGAAAGTAGTGCGTGTAGCGCTGGAAAACGCAGCTTCAGTATCCGGAATGCTTTTAACTACCGAGTGTGTAATCACCGAGGTTAAAAAAGACGAGCCCGCAATGCCAATGGGCGGCGGGATGCCGGGAATGATGTAA
- a CDS encoding SSU ribosomal protein S21p: MLIIPVKDGEAIDRALKKYKRKFDKTGTIRALRSRQQFNKPSVVNRQSKLKAAYKQKNASREEQA, encoded by the coding sequence ATGTTAATTATCCCCGTAAAAGATGGCGAAGCTATCGACAGAGCACTTAAGAAATACAAAAGAAAATTTGACAAAACCGGAACTATCCGTGCGCTTAGAAGCCGTCAACAATTTAATAAGCCATCTGTTGTAAACAGACAGTCGAAGTTGAAAGCTGCTTACAAGCAGAAAAACGCAAGCCGCGAGGAGCAAGCGTAA